The DNA region CCAGCCGCCGGGATCGGCCGACGGCGGCGCTTCCTTGTACGTGTTGAACCGCGAGAAATCCATGCGCCACTCGTCGCCGTCGCGCGGCGGGAGGGCGCGGCGGTCGGGCATCGCGAGCGGCTCGAGCGACGCCCAGGGAATGCGGAGCTCGACGGTCCAGCCGCGGTCGCGGTCGCGGGGATCGTTGATCGTGCCGTCCACGTGCACGGCCGTCTCCAGCCCCGGCATGTCCCAGTTCCAGTAACCGATGCGCGGGCCCCTCGGATGGTTCTTCAGGCCGACGCCGTTGAAGGGCCTGACGCCGGGGCGGCCGCGTTCGAACTCGGGGCGACTCGCGTAGCCCGACGACTCGAACGCGCGCTCCCAGATGAAGAAGACCTCGTAGATGGTCCCGTACGCGTTGATCTCGAACTCGTAGTACGCGTCGCGACCCGCGATGAAGAGCTCCACGTCGTTGTTCGTGTAGATCAGTGAGTCACGCGTGGTGAGCGTCGCCTCGACGAACGGCTCCTCCACCCAGTAGCCGACGTACAGGTACTGGTCGTCCCACAGGACGGCGGCTCGCGTGTCGTGGATGCCCGGCGCGCCGCCCACGAGGTGCGCGAACCGCGGCGACCTTTCCGCAGCCTGCCAGTCGCGCTCGTCCAGCCGGCCGTCGATGACCAGCGGCCCGGTGGCGCGCCTGGCCGTGTACTCGGCAATCCGGTCCTCGGGCCACGGGAAGGGCCACGGCTGCGCGTGCGTCGCCATCGGCACGCATGCTAGCAGGGCAGCCCAGGGGACCAGGGACCAGGGACGGGTCACAAGGGAGGCGAGGGACAAGGGAGGAGGATAGAACGGGGAGGAGGGGACGAGGAAGGCAGGGTGTGACATGCCCGGCCGCACGTCTCATCCCCGTATCGGCCGTACGCGCCAGCGGCCCCAGGCGACCACCAGGATCATGGCGAGCAGCACCGTTGTCGTCACCGACGATTGGTACTCGCCGCGCGCGACGTGCGTGACGGTGGCGCCAATCATGATCGGCACCAGGCCGGCCGCGGCCAGGGGCACGAGCCAGGGGGCGATGCGCGTCACCCCCGGGACGATGAGCCCGATACCGGCGGCGACCTCAGCCACGCCCAGGAAGTACCGGAACGGACGCCAGAGCGACGCATCCATCAGCACCGCGAGCTCGGGCGAGGGGAACAGGAACATCAGGCCGTGCGCGAGGAACGCCGCGGCGAGGAGGATCTGGAGCGCCCACAGGAGCACGTTCATGGCCATTGGACAGCGGCCCGCCCCGGAAGTCATCGCCGGCGCTGGCCGCCACTCCGTCGGTCGTCGGTCGCGTCACTCCCGGGCGTTCTTCTCATCCCTTGTCCCGACCCTTCCGTGTCCCTCGTCCCTTGTCCCTTGTCCCTCGTCCCTTGGGCACTCGTCCCTTGTCCCTTGTCCCCCTCGTCACTTGCGTACTCGTCCCTTGTCCCTCGATCACCCTGTGCTAGCGTTTCCCGCCATGTCCCTGCTCGGATCCCGGGTGATTCCCGCCCTCCTCGCCGTGGCCGGCTCGGCTGCCGTGCTCGTGGCCGCCGGCCCCGAACCCATCGACCATGCGGTCAACGCCCGCATCAGGGCCGAGGCCCGCGATCGTTCGCAGATCATGCAGACCCTGCACGTCCTCACCGACGTGTACGGCCCGCGCCTCACCGGCTCGCCCAACCACAAGGCTGCCGCCGAGTGGACCATCGCCGAGATGAAGCGGTGGGGATTCGACGCCGGTCGCCTCGAGGAATGGGACTTCGGCCACCCGGGCTGGCTCAACGAGCGGCTCACCGCGCACGTCATCGCGCCAGTGAAGGACGCGCTGGTTGCCGAGGCGCTTGCCTGGACCAACGGCACGAACGGTCCGGTCAAGGCACAGGTGGCCCATCTGGTGCTGCCCGAACGGCCGACCCAGGCGACGCTCACGGCCTTCCTCGCCGACAAGGCCGCCGCCGTGGCCAACCGCATCGTGATGGTGGGCGCGGTCACACAGGTGCCGGTGAACTTCTCGCCGGCGCCGCTGCGCCGCGACTACGACGACCTGGCGGCGATGTTCGACCCGGTCAACCCGCGCGCGCCCCAGTTCCCGGGCGGCCCGGCGGCGGGTCCCGGCCGCGGGCCGCAGGCCCCCGACCCGTCGCGCCTCACGCCCCGGCAGGTCGCCGAGCAGGTGGACGCGTTCCTGGTGGCCAACAAGGCCCTGGTCCGGATCAACGACGGCGGCCGCGATCACGGGCAGATCCGCGCCTTCAACAACCCGAGCTTCGACGGCGCGAAGACGGTGCCGACGATCATCCTGCGCAACGAGGACTTCGGCCGGCTCGCGCGGCTGATCGCCGCCGGCCGCACGGTCGAGCTCGAGGTCGACGTCGTCAATCGCTGGTATCCCGAGGGACGCACCTCCTACAACGCCATCGCCGAGATCACGGGCACCGACAAGGCGCAGGAAGTGGTGATGCTCGGCGGTCACCTCGACTCCTGGCACGCCGCGACCGGCGCCACCGACAACGCCGTCGGCGTTGCCGTGATGATGGAGGCGGCGCGCATCCTGAAGGCGATTGGCGTCAAGCCGCGCCGCACGATTCGCGTCGCGCTGTGGGGTGGCGAGGAGCAGGGCCTGCTCGGCTCGAAGGCCTACGTGGCGAAGCACTTCGGCACGGCGGAGAGCCCGCTGCCCGAGTACGCGACCTTTGCCGGGTACCTCAACGTCGACTCCGGCACGGGGCGCGTCCGCGGCGCCACGGTGTTCGGGCCCGACGAGGCCGCGCGCATCCTGCGCGAGATCTTCGCGCCCTTCGAGGACCTCGGGTTCGTCGGCGCGACGGCCACCAGGAGCCGTCGCACGGGCGGCACCGACAGCACGTCGTTCAACGCGGCGGGCCTGCCGGGCATCGGCCTGATGCAGGACCCCATCGAGTACGGGTCGTACACCTGGCACACCAACCTCGACACGTACGAGCGCGTGGTCGAGGCCGACGTGAAGAAGAGCGCGGCGATGATCGCCTCGGCGCTCTACCACCTGGCGATGCGCGACGAGATGCTGCCGCGCTTCACGAAAGCGGAGATGCCCGAACCGCCGCCGGCGCCCGGCGCGACACCTGCTCCGACCGCCTCGCCTGCGGCGACGCGGCCTTAGCCACCTGCACGACCAACGGCGGGGTGGGACACCCCGCCCTACCCTTGGGCCTCGCTGCGGATCTCCCACTCGGTGGAGCCCGCCGTGAGCAGGACCAGTCCGATTCCGGCGACCGTGCCGGTCGCGAGCAGCCGCATCAGCAGGACGGTCATCCCGAACAGCAGGTCCTGCTGGTCGCGCGCGACCGCCGCCAGCTCCATCTCCGCCAGCGTCGTCACGGGCACGTCGGGGATGCGGTCCGGCCGTCGCACCATGCGGCCGGCCATCTCCACGACCGGCTGGTCGAAGGTCTGTCGCTCCGACCCCCGCGACCCGAAGCGGCGGGTCGACCACGTGCCGTAGGAGAGGGCGACCGACAGGATCAACAGGCCGAGGAGCACGCGGGTCCGGACCCGGCCGCGGAACGCCGCCGACGAGAATCGAGAAGCCACACCCGTGTATCGGCTCGCCGGGACGCCGGCGCCAGTCGTGCGATCCTCGACGCGTGGACCTGCCGTCGGCCATCGTCACGCTCTTCCTGGTCATGGATCCGCTCGGGAACGTGCCGCTGTTCCTGGCCGTGCTCAAGGGCGTGCCCCCGGAGCGGCGGCAGCGGGTGCTCGTGCGCGAGCTGCTGATCGCCTACGTCGTGCTCGTCCTGTTCCTGCTGATGGGCGGCGCCTTCCTGCGGTTCCTCGGCCTCGGGCAGGAGGCCGTCAGCGTCGCCGGCGGCATCGTGCTGTTCCTCATCGCGCTCCGGATGATTTTTCCGGACCACGGGTCGCTGACCGAGGGCGGTCCGGAGGGCGAGCCCTTCGTCGTTCCCCTCGCGATCCCGCTGGTGGCCGGGCCGTCGACGCTCGCCACGCTGCTCCTGCTCGACCGGTCCGCGCCCGGAGCGACCCTGTCGCTGCTCGTCGTCGTGTCGGTGGCCTGGGCACTGAGTGGCGCCATCCTGCTCTCCTCGACGTTCTTCTATCGGGTGCTCGGCCAGCGTGGCCTCATCGCGATGGAGCGGCTCATGGGCATGCTGCTCGTGATGGTGTCGGTGCAGATGCTCATGGACGGCATCGCGACCTTCCTCCGCCAGCAGTGACGCGACAGTCGCGGTGGCTGTGTACAATCGGCCCCATCGCGCGCAACGGGCGCGCCAGGGCGGGGGAGTCCGACATGCGCAAGACGATGAACTACGTGTGGATGGGAGTGGTGGCGGTGCTGGCCCTCTCTCCGGCGGCCAGGGCCTTCCCGCGGGCGCAGCAGCAGGAGGTGGCCTCCACCGGCAAGGCCGCGGCCTTCGTGGGCAGCGACCTGTTCCGCTCCTACTGCGCGACCTGCCACGGCGAGGCGGCCAAGGGCGATGGTCCTCTCGCCTCGATGCTGAAGAAGCGGCCGGCCGACCTGACGATGTTCAGCAAGAACAACGGCGGCACGTTCCCCGCCGAGCTCGTCGGCCGGATCATCGACGGCCGCAAGCAGGTGGACGGTCACGGCGGCAAGGACATGCCGGTGTGGGGCGACGCCTTCAAGGAGGCCGGCGGCGGCTCGGACGAGGCGGCTATCAAGGCGCGCATCGACGCGCTCGTCCGCTACCTGGAGACGATTCAGGTCAAGTGACGTCGTGAGCGGCGCGGTGGGACACCGCGCCCTACCCTCGCGACCCTCACGGCAATTCGCGGACGCGGATCAGGCGGAACTCGACGGGCGAGCCCTCGGCCTCGAGGCACAGGAAACCCGACCGGGGTTCTGCGCCGCGTCCGCCCGAGACTTCTTCGCCGTTCACCCACAGCCGGATTTCGCCGTTGATGCCGCGGACGTAGTAGTGGTTCCACTCGCCGACGCCGTTGCTGCGCTCGGCGCGCGGGAAACTGCGCGACCCGTCGGGTGACAGGGGCGCGAACGGCTGCAGCTTCGAGTTGCCGACGGCGAAGATGTCGCCGTTGGTGGTGAACCACCCATCCGGCTTGCCGCCGCTCGTCTCCTTGAACCACTGCCGGTAGCCGTGATCGAGCATCTGCACCTCGATGCCCCACTTGGGCAGTTGGTCGGGCGGCAGGCCGTCGAGCGCCTTCATCGGCACCCACGCGAACACGCCGGAGTTGCCCGCCGACTTGAGGTGCCGCCACTCCACGACGAGCTCGAAGTTGAGGAACTCGTCGCGCGTGCGCATGACGCCGATCGGCACGCCCGTCGACTTGAGCAGCGTGCCCTCCCACTTCCACGTGTCCGGGTAGCCGTTCACCGGCGCGAAGTCGGCCGGCCCGAGCGTCCTCCACCCCGGTCCCGTGCCGTCGATGTACGCCTTGTGCGTTTCCGCAGCGCCCTGGCCCGAGGCGACGACCGGCAACCCGCACGTCACCGCAATTGCGGCGACGACCACCCAGCTGTGCATGCGCATGCGGCGGAGTGTAACGCCTTTGACGTCTGACGTCTGACGTCTGACGTCTAACGTCTGACGCTTGACGCTTGACGCTTAACGACTAATCGGAACTCCAGCCCGTTACATGTCGCGATAGCGCTTGGCGGCCGCGAGGTCGCGGCGCAGCTCCTCCGCGGTACGGCGCGGACCGTACCCGGGCGTGTCGCGCTGGATGCGCCAGCCCTCGGCCAGCGGGCCGGCATCGACGACGTCGAAGCCGATCTGGTCGATGAACTGCGCCACGCGCGCCCTGGCCTCCGGATCGTCGCCGGCAATCACCAGCGCGCGGCGGCCTGCCGTGCCGGCGGCCTGCGCGTGCTCGGTCAGGTGCGATGCCTGGATGTGGTTGAAGGCCTTCACGACCCGGGACGACGGCAGGTGGGCCTGCAGCAACTCCGCGGTGGTCGTCGACTCGTCGTCGAGCGCGGCGATGTGGCCGTCGCGCTGCGGGTAGTAGTTGTTGGTGTCCACCACGATCTTGCCGGCCAGCGGGGCGACCGGGACGCTGCGGTAGTGCTTCAGCGGGATCGTCACGACCACGAGATCGCCGGCGTGCGCCGCATCCTCGGGCGTGCCTGCCCGGGCGCGCGGCCCGAGCTCCTCGACGAGGTCGCGCAGGCTCTCGGGTCCGCGCGAGTTGCTCAGCACGACGTCGTGCCCGTGCGCGACCGCGAGGCGCGCGAGCTGGCTGCCGATGTGTCCTGCTCCAATCAAGCCGATGGTCACCTGAGTGCTCCTGGTCTGTCGTCCTGGATGGCGTGCACCTCTTTGACGCCCGGCCTCTCCTGCCGAGATGCGTCCGGCGAGCCTGGCGCCGCTGCCGGCTCTCCGCTGCCCGGCCCCCGCTGCCCGGCCCCCGGTGCCCGGTGCCCGGTGCCCGGTGTGCCTGAGTATCATCCTGCCCATGACGCGCGTCGCCCGCCTCGTGCTGCTGCTCCTGCTGGCGCGATGGTCCTGGCTGTTCCTCGTGTGGCCGATGCGCCAGGACGTCATCGGCGCGTCGTTCCTGCACCTGGTGAGCCTGCCGTTCCACGAGGCCGGTCACGTCATCCTCGCCCCGTTCGGGCGCTTCGTGAGCGTCCTGGGGGGCAGCCTCTTCCAGGTGCTGGTGCCGGTCGCCTGCTGGATTGCCTTCTCGACCAGACATCCCGATCCCTGGGGACGCGTGGTGTCGGCCTGGTGGACCGGCCAGAACGCCTGTGACGTCGCGCTCTACGTCAACGATGCGCGGGCCCTCCGGCTGGTGCTGCTCGGTGGGCGCACGGGCGCGGAAGTCGAGGGGCACGACTGGGAGTACCTGCTCGGCCGGCTGGGCCTGCTCGCGCAGGATCATCGGCTCGCCTGGGTGCTGCACGCGCTCGGCGCCCTGCTCATGCTCCTGGCGCTGGCGTGGGGCGTGCGCCTGCTGCTGGCCGGCGACGAGGCAACCGATCCGTCGTGGTGACCGTTCACGCGTAAGATCCGGCCATCCGATGCTGCGCCGCGCGCTCGAACTCATCCCGCCGGCCCAACGCTGGTCCTGGGCCGCCCTGGCGCCGATGGCCTGCGTGGCCGCGGTCGTCGAGGGTGTCGGCGCTGGCGCTGCGCTCGCGCTCGGCACGGCGCTTGCCGAGCCTGGGCGCGCCGCGTCCCTCCCGCTGCTGTCGCGCTGGGCGCCGGCGGCCAGCGGCGACCCGCGCGACTCGATCCTCGCCATCACGTTGGCCGCAGTGGCCTTCTACCTGCTTCGCGCCGTCCTGCTGACTGCCTTCGCCTGGGCACAGGAGCGCATCGTGCACCGTACGGTGGCGAGCACGACGACGCGGCTGGTGCGTGCGTACCTGGCGGCGCCATACGCGTTCCACCTCGGGCGCAACTCGGCCGCCTTGATCCAGGCCGCGACGCAGTCGGCCGACAACGCCGTCGCCCTGGGCCTGGGGTCGCTCGTGAACCTGACGACCGAGGCCATCACCCTGACGGGGCTGGTGACCGTGCTGGCCGTGGCGGCGCCCGGTCCCACGCTCGGCGCCGTGGTCGTGATTGGCCTGCTGCTGCTCGCACCGCTCGGCCTGACGCGACACCTGGCGCCGCGACTGGGCGAGTCCGTCAGGCGCCTCAACGAGGACGTCCTGCGGCATGTGCAGCAGGCGCTCGCGATGTTCCGCGACGTCCGGGTCGCGGGCGCGGAGGCGCACTTCGTCGATGTCGTCGACCGCAACCGGCGCAGGCACGCGGTGCTCCGCGGCCGCACCGCGGCCCTCTCGACGGGCGTCCGCCTGTCGATCGAGACCATCCTCATCGTCGCGGTGCTCGTCGTGGTGGTGGTGGCCACGCGCGCCGGTGCCGAGGGCGGCAGCCTGGTCGGCCTGATGGCCCTGTACGCGTACGCGGGCTTCCGCATCGTGCCGGCGGCCAACCGCCTGTCGCTGAACTACTCGCTGCTGCAGGGCGCCCGGCCACACATCGCCATCGTGTGCAATGACCTGGCGCGCCTCGCGACGCCGGGCGAGACGCGCGCCGCGACAGACGACGCGCCGTTGCCGTTCACCGAGCGCATCGCGTTCGAGGACGTGGCCTACGCGTACGAGGGGGACCGGGGCGCGGCGTTGCAGGGCATCAGGCTCGACATCGTTCGCGGCGACTCGATCGGCATCGTCGGCTCGACCGGATCCGGCAAGAGCACGCTCGTCGACGTGCTCCTGGGCCTCCTGCCACCCTCGTCGGGGCGACTGCGGGTCGACGGCCGTGACGTGCGCGGGCACGAGCGCGCCTGGCAACGGCGAATCGGCTACGTGCCTCAGTCGGTCACGCTGATCGACGACACCCTGCGTCGCAACGTGGCGTTCGGCTTGCCCGACGGCCACATCGACGAGGCTCGCGTCCATGAGGTGTTGCGGCTCGCGCAGCTCGATGCCACCGTCGCAGGCCTGCCGTCCGGGCTCGACACCGTCGTGGGCGAGCGTGGCGCGCGGCTGTCGGGCGGCGAGCGACAGCGCGTCGCGATCGCGCGAGCGCTGTACCGGGATCCCGACGTCCTGATCCTCGACGAGGCGACGTCGGCCCTCGACAGCCAGACGGAGCAGGCCATCGTCGCGGCCATCGACCACCTGCGCGGCGTCAAGACGCTGGTGGTCGTCGCGCACCGCCTTTCCACGGTGCGTGGCTGCTCGCGGATCGTCGTGCTCGCGGAGGGCCGGGTCGTCGCCGAGGGCGCCTACGAGGCACTGCTCGAGACGTCGGACGCGTTCAAGTCCCTGGTCGCTGCGGCGACATCCTGAAGGCGGGCTGTTCGGCGCTCCCCTGCCGGGCCAGCTGCGCCGCGGCGGCTTCGCGAACGCCCGCCATGAAGCGCTCGAGCGCGAAGCGCGGTACGCGCGCCGCCAGCATCGCCCGCAACTCGTCCTGCGCCGCCTCGTCGTCCATCACCGCCAGGATCTTCGAGACGCCCTCCTCGACCGAGTGGTAGATCAGGCGCGGGTCGCCGCCGACGATTTCGGTCTGCCCACCGTCGTCGCGCACCCAGACGATGCAGCCGGCAGTGGCCATCTCCGCCGGCGCCATGCCGAAGTGCTCGTTCTCCATGGCGTGCAGTCCGTACCGGTTCTCGGCGATGAGGCGCTTGAGGTCCCGGTGCGGCATGTCGAGGTGCAGCGTGATCCAGTCGGCGCGCTCGCGGATGCGCGCCATGATGCGCTCGAAGTACGCGCCCGACGTCGGATTGCCGACGACGTGGAGGTGGACGTCGGGATGCACGCGGCGGACACCCTCGAGGACGTCGATGATGGTGTCGTGGTCCTTCTCCTCGGCGATCCTGCCGAGGCACACGAAGGCCTTGCGCCGGGCCGCCCAGGGGATGTCGGGGAAGCCGCCGGCCACCGGTGGGTACAGCGTTCGCGGATCGCCGCCATGGGTACGCCTGTATTGAGCGCCGGTCCAGTCCGAGTTGACCAGCGTGAGGTTCCGGTTGACGGCCTCGCTCGACACGTCGAAGAAGCGGTCGCAGATCCAGTAGTACGCCCGCAACACGCCGGGCAGGCCGTGGTACCAGCGCATGTCGACCTGCGGGCGCGGGCGCTGGTAGGCGGGGAAGTGGACGTACTGGATGCCCGCCCTGCCGAAGTCGACCTCGTTGTTGGCCGACACCACCAGGTCGTAGTGCGGCATCGCCCGCTTGGCCAGGCGCAGCAGGATCGACGACTTCAGCAGGCTCAGGGGCAGCGGGATGGCCTCGACGAGGCGCCGGATCCAGGTCGGTACCGACCGTGCCTCGAGGTCGAGCGAGGCCAGCGACGTGCCCCAGAACGTGTCGATGCCCCGCACGTCGAACGGGCGCCACGTGAAGACGGTGACGCGATGATCGCGCCGCAGCGCCTGCAGCATCCACGCGGCCAGGCCGTTGCCGCCGCCCGGCGGCTGGAGCGACGGCTGGATGAACAGCACGGACGTCGTGCCGGTCCGCCTGGCGTCGGGAGTGGCGCGTGTCGACTCGTCAGTCGTCATCGAGCAACTCGAACGCGACGCGCAAGGCGGCGCCTTCGACTCGTGCGCCGCGGATCTTGCGGGGGATCGGCAGGAACCCGTCGCCGCGCCTGGTGCGCCACACGCTGGTGTCCCACGCGAGATCGTCGAGCCGGGCGCGCACCGGGACACGGCCCCACGCGCCCGCGCTGGTTGGCATGAGCCCCGGGGGAACGGTGACGTAGAACCAGCCGCCCTTGCCCTCTATGCGCTGCAGGGGCGCGGTGAACGATCGACGACGCGGGGCGGGCATGTGGGCTGCGGCGTCAGGATACCCGCGACGGACGCGTGATGGCGGGCCACCCCCCTCTCGCCGGTCGCGCCTCGCGGCCGACAAGGAGCACGGCGCCATGCGCCCGACTCGCCTAGGCGAGCACCGTCGTCTCGCCGATGGCCCGCAGGGCGAGCCTGCCGGCCTCGGCCGACAGCATCTTCTCGGCCCGTTCGATCGGCTCGAGGAACGGCTCGCGGCTCAGGCGGAAGGACTGGTGGTGAACGGGGACGATCCGGCGCGCGCCCGCCGCGTCGGCCATGGCAATGGCCTGCTCGGGGGTGCAGTGGTGGCGAATCCACGGGTCGTACGCCCCGATGGGCATCACCGCCGCCTCGAACGGCCCGTGGGCGCGGTGGCTGCGGAACACGGGGGTGTCTGCCGTATCACCGCCGATCAGCAGGCGATGGCCCTCGCGCTCGACGATGAAGCCGGTGTAGCCGCGCCAGGTGTCGCGCTGCACCCGCGCGCCCCAGTGGCGCACCTCGATGGCACGGACCTGCGCATCGCCGCGGGGCGTGCGGACCCGCGTGGTCTCCGCCCAGCGAAGCTCCTGGACCGACGCCGTGTCGCGCGACGGGAGCAGGTCGGCCGTGCCGTGGGCCATGACGACCGCCGGCCGCCCCGGCACGGCGGCCAGCGACGGCCGGTCGAGATGGTCGAAGTGGGCGTGCGTCACCAGCAGCAGGTCGATGTCGGGCACCTCCGCGGGCGGCAGCGCACATTGCACGAGCCTGAGGGGCCCCAGGGTGCCGAGGCCGAGGCTCACGCCGATCCGCCGGAAGAAGACCGGGTCGGTCAGGATTCGCAGACCATAGAAGTTGATCAGGACGGTGGCGTGCCCGAGCCAGGCGAGCGTGACGGCGTTCTCGGCCCAGCCAGTCGGGGTGGGCGTGTGAGGGGCCGGCGGGATGGCGCGGCCCATCTCATCCCAGCGCTCGCGAAGGAACCGGGCTGACCAGGACGAGGACCAGTTGGCCCAGGCTGTGGCGCCGGCGCCGGCGGCGAGGCCTGAAGCGAGGAAGGTGCGGCGGCTGGGCATGATCTCCTTCAACTGACGCCATCGGAGGACGACGTGTTCCGCGGCCCGCTGTCCTCCCCGGCGGATCGGCGTGCCGTCAAGCGCAGGACATCGCGGGAATATGCTGATGACGCACTGGCCTGGCAATTGAATGGCTGTCGAGCGAGGAGTGTCAACGATGTCCAGGTCCTTGGTCACCTCGGCCCTCGTGATCGCCACGCTGGTGGCGTCACCCGCTCTCGCGCAGCGCCAGCGTCACCCAGGTGGCGGGGGCGGCGAAGGGGGATGGCAGCGCGGAGGCGCCCCGGCCCAGGAGCGCGGCGGACGTCCAGCACCCCCGCCTCAAGGGGGCGGCAACGCCCGCGGCGAGGCCCAGGGGCGTGGCGGCCGGCCCGGCGGGTACGAGCCGCCACGGCAGTACGCCGCACCGCCCCCTGAGTACCGGCAACCCCAGCAGCAATCCGGCTACCGTGGCAGCGGCGACACAGGGCGGTACGCGGTGCCGCGCGATCAGGCGTCAGGCAACCGCTACGGTGCGCCGGGGTACCCTGGCGGCCCTCGACCCGTCCCCCCATACCAGTCGCCCGGCTACGCCAACCGCGGCTACTCGGGCCGGTACGTCGATCCCGGCTACAACCGGGGCTACTACAACCCGGGCCGTTCGTACGCCGTGCCGCGCCCGGCGCCCCGCTACTACGCCTACGGCAGCTATCGCGGGTACGCCCATGTGACGCCGCGGTACTACGCGCCGCGCGGCTACGTCTCGCCCTACTGGCACGGGGGCTGGGCTGGTGGTTGGGGCGGGGTCGCGGTCGTGGCACCGCGCTACATCTACCCGAGCGTCATCAGCTACGGGGTGTGGCAGCCGTACGCGTATCGCCCGAGCCTCGGCCTCGGCATCTACTACGGGACGGGCGGCCTGTATCCCTTCGGCACCATCCCGCCCGCGTTCTACGACCCGACGCCGGGGATCGCCTACGGAGGCCTCCGGATCGTCGATGCGCCACGCGACGCCCAGGTGTTCGCCGACGGCTACTACGTGGGCATCGTCGACGACTTCGACGGCGCGTTCCAGCACCTGAACCTCGAGCCGGGGCCGCACCGCATCGAGATCCACCATCCCGGATTCGCCCCGGTCACCTTCGACGTCGACGTCCAGCCCGGTCGCACCATCACCTTGCGTGCCGACGTGTACTGACGTGCCTGCGGCCGGGCGTTCTTCGCCGAGCCCGGGCTTCGGCGGGCAGTGACCGCACCCCTCATGCCACCCACGGGCGCGACTCCGGTCCCGCCCGTCGTGTTTCCCCGCAGCGTTCCGGCGCATCACCCGAGCGTCACGCCGCCTTGGCCGCCTCGTCACCTTCGATGGGTATGCCTGCAATGAGGTGTATGCCT from Luteitalea sp. TBR-22 includes:
- a CDS encoding carbohydrate-binding family 9-like protein — translated: MATHAQPWPFPWPEDRIAEYTARRATGPLVIDGRLDERDWQAAERSPRFAHLVGGAPGIHDTRAAVLWDDQYLYVGYWVEEPFVEATLTTRDSLIYTNNDVELFIAGRDAYYEFEINAYGTIYEVFFIWERAFESSGYASRPEFERGRPGVRPFNGVGLKNHPRGPRIGYWNWDMPGLETAVHVDGTINDPRDRDRGWTVELRIPWASLEPLAMPDRRALPPRDGDEWRMDFSRFNTYKEAPPSADPGGWAWSSHGVWDSHVPELFTKVRFSTQPVSGPPR
- a CDS encoding DoxX family protein; translation: MNVLLWALQILLAAAFLAHGLMFLFPSPELAVLMDASLWRPFRYFLGVAEVAAGIGLIVPGVTRIAPWLVPLAAAGLVPIMIGATVTHVARGEYQSSVTTTVLLAMILVVAWGRWRVRPIRG
- a CDS encoding M20/M25/M40 family metallo-hydrolase, whose amino-acid sequence is MSLLGSRVIPALLAVAGSAAVLVAAGPEPIDHAVNARIRAEARDRSQIMQTLHVLTDVYGPRLTGSPNHKAAAEWTIAEMKRWGFDAGRLEEWDFGHPGWLNERLTAHVIAPVKDALVAEALAWTNGTNGPVKAQVAHLVLPERPTQATLTAFLADKAAAVANRIVMVGAVTQVPVNFSPAPLRRDYDDLAAMFDPVNPRAPQFPGGPAAGPGRGPQAPDPSRLTPRQVAEQVDAFLVANKALVRINDGGRDHGQIRAFNNPSFDGAKTVPTIILRNEDFGRLARLIAAGRTVELEVDVVNRWYPEGRTSYNAIAEITGTDKAQEVVMLGGHLDSWHAATGATDNAVGVAVMMEAARILKAIGVKPRRTIRVALWGGEEQGLLGSKAYVAKHFGTAESPLPEYATFAGYLNVDSGTGRVRGATVFGPDEAARILREIFAPFEDLGFVGATATRSRRTGGTDSTSFNAAGLPGIGLMQDPIEYGSYTWHTNLDTYERVVEADVKKSAAMIASALYHLAMRDEMLPRFTKAEMPEPPPAPGATPAPTASPAATRP
- a CDS encoding YhgN family NAAT transporter, with protein sequence MDLPSAIVTLFLVMDPLGNVPLFLAVLKGVPPERRQRVLVRELLIAYVVLVLFLLMGGAFLRFLGLGQEAVSVAGGIVLFLIALRMIFPDHGSLTEGGPEGEPFVVPLAIPLVAGPSTLATLLLLDRSAPGATLSLLVVVSVAWALSGAILLSSTFFYRVLGQRGLIAMERLMGMLLVMVSVQMLMDGIATFLRQQ
- a CDS encoding c-type cytochrome, whose protein sequence is MRKTMNYVWMGVVAVLALSPAARAFPRAQQQEVASTGKAAAFVGSDLFRSYCATCHGEAAKGDGPLASMLKKRPADLTMFSKNNGGTFPAELVGRIIDGRKQVDGHGGKDMPVWGDAFKEAGGGSDEAAIKARIDALVRYLETIQVK
- a CDS encoding DUF1080 domain-containing protein is translated as MRMHSWVVVAAIAVTCGLPVVASGQGAAETHKAYIDGTGPGWRTLGPADFAPVNGYPDTWKWEGTLLKSTGVPIGVMRTRDEFLNFELVVEWRHLKSAGNSGVFAWVPMKALDGLPPDQLPKWGIEVQMLDHGYRQWFKETSGGKPDGWFTTNGDIFAVGNSKLQPFAPLSPDGSRSFPRAERSNGVGEWNHYYVRGINGEIRLWVNGEEVSGGRGAEPRSGFLCLEAEGSPVEFRLIRVRELP
- a CDS encoding NADPH-dependent F420 reductase, with translation MTIGLIGAGHIGSQLARLAVAHGHDVVLSNSRGPESLRDLVEELGPRARAGTPEDAAHAGDLVVVTIPLKHYRSVPVAPLAGKIVVDTNNYYPQRDGHIAALDDESTTTAELLQAHLPSSRVVKAFNHIQASHLTEHAQAAGTAGRRALVIAGDDPEARARVAQFIDQIGFDVVDAGPLAEGWRIQRDTPGYGPRRTAEELRRDLAAAKRYRDM
- a CDS encoding ABC transporter ATP-binding protein; protein product: MLRRALELIPPAQRWSWAALAPMACVAAVVEGVGAGAALALGTALAEPGRAASLPLLSRWAPAASGDPRDSILAITLAAVAFYLLRAVLLTAFAWAQERIVHRTVASTTTRLVRAYLAAPYAFHLGRNSAALIQAATQSADNAVALGLGSLVNLTTEAITLTGLVTVLAVAAPGPTLGAVVVIGLLLLAPLGLTRHLAPRLGESVRRLNEDVLRHVQQALAMFRDVRVAGAEAHFVDVVDRNRRRHAVLRGRTAALSTGVRLSIETILIVAVLVVVVVATRAGAEGGSLVGLMALYAYAGFRIVPAANRLSLNYSLLQGARPHIAIVCNDLARLATPGETRAATDDAPLPFTERIAFEDVAYAYEGDRGAALQGIRLDIVRGDSIGIVGSTGSGKSTLVDVLLGLLPPSSGRLRVDGRDVRGHERAWQRRIGYVPQSVTLIDDTLRRNVAFGLPDGHIDEARVHEVLRLAQLDATVAGLPSGLDTVVGERGARLSGGERQRVAIARALYRDPDVLILDEATSALDSQTEQAIVAAIDHLRGVKTLVVVAHRLSTVRGCSRIVVLAEGRVVAEGAYEALLETSDAFKSLVAAATS
- a CDS encoding glycosyltransferase family 4 protein, with the protein product MTTDESTRATPDARRTGTTSVLFIQPSLQPPGGGNGLAAWMLQALRRDHRVTVFTWRPFDVRGIDTFWGTSLASLDLEARSVPTWIRRLVEAIPLPLSLLKSSILLRLAKRAMPHYDLVVSANNEVDFGRAGIQYVHFPAYQRPRPQVDMRWYHGLPGVLRAYYWICDRFFDVSSEAVNRNLTLVNSDWTGAQYRRTHGGDPRTLYPPVAGGFPDIPWAARRKAFVCLGRIAEEKDHDTIIDVLEGVRRVHPDVHLHVVGNPTSGAYFERIMARIRERADWITLHLDMPHRDLKRLIAENRYGLHAMENEHFGMAPAEMATAGCIVWVRDDGGQTEIVGGDPRLIYHSVEEGVSKILAVMDDEAAQDELRAMLAARVPRFALERFMAGVREAAAAQLARQGSAEQPAFRMSPQRPGT